The following are from one region of the Paenibacillus sp. KS-LC4 genome:
- a CDS encoding metal-dependent hydrolase yields the protein MKGTTHLTIGMAIGAGAAAYYSFTPANAAAYVAVAAISALSADLDGPSILSSKLGKVSKLIHDLLIWGGVIMIAIVSYLYVVNHTVGWKLLVASIGVVLLGLVAKRGFIRNALVSVIGGAFVYGGFWFGMNWLIGLGAFVAVAPWLKHRGMTHTVWAAAAWGAIAWGLEQQLHLEGIMRVAIIGYLSHLFADTLTPSGVKWLYPLYKKPFKLSIF from the coding sequence ATGAAAGGCACGACACATCTTACGATTGGAATGGCTATTGGAGCCGGTGCGGCAGCTTATTATTCCTTCACCCCTGCGAATGCGGCTGCTTATGTAGCCGTTGCCGCTATCTCCGCCTTAAGCGCGGATCTTGATGGCCCCAGTATTTTGAGCAGCAAGCTCGGCAAAGTGTCTAAGCTCATTCATGATTTGCTCATTTGGGGCGGCGTTATTATGATTGCAATTGTCAGCTACTTGTATGTGGTCAATCACACTGTTGGCTGGAAGCTGCTCGTTGCTTCCATCGGCGTCGTGCTGCTTGGACTTGTCGCGAAGCGCGGCTTCATCCGCAATGCCCTTGTCAGCGTTATCGGCGGAGCCTTTGTGTATGGGGGCTTCTGGTTCGGCATGAACTGGCTTATCGGACTTGGTGCATTCGTGGCCGTGGCGCCGTGGCTCAAGCATCGCGGTATGACCCATACGGTATGGGCTGCCGCAGCATGGGGTGCAATCGCCTGGGGACTGGAGCAGCAGCTTCACCTTGAAGGCATTATGCGAGTGGCCATTATCGGATACTTATCTCATTTATTCGCAGATACGTTGACGCCGAGCGGTGTCAAATGGCTTTATCCGCTTTACAAGAAGCCTTTTAAGCTTAGCATTTTTTAG
- a CDS encoding GNAT family protein, producing the protein MTIKQSIYLKPLELADAEAMLVLRLSNQALLQPVDPVRPDNFFTLEGQQEHISLGIQKQAEAASYPFGIMLGQQLIGRIELSNVVRGPFQNANVGYFLNRAHHGNGYVSEAVRLVAAYAFEQLGLHRLQAGVMPRNTPSIRVLERAGFRQEGLALRYLQINGVWEDHLLFALTAEEYES; encoded by the coding sequence ATGACAATAAAGCAGAGCATTTATTTAAAGCCCCTCGAGCTTGCTGATGCGGAGGCCATGCTGGTGCTTAGATTAAGCAACCAAGCCCTTCTCCAGCCAGTAGATCCCGTTCGCCCCGATAACTTCTTCACCTTGGAGGGCCAGCAGGAGCATATTAGTCTTGGCATTCAGAAGCAGGCTGAGGCTGCTTCTTATCCATTCGGTATTATGCTGGGGCAGCAACTAATTGGCCGAATTGAGTTGTCCAATGTGGTACGAGGCCCGTTTCAAAATGCCAATGTCGGTTATTTTCTCAATCGCGCTCATCATGGCAACGGTTATGTATCGGAGGCCGTTCGCTTGGTCGCCGCTTATGCTTTCGAGCAGCTCGGTCTGCATCGCTTGCAAGCTGGGGTGATGCCTCGAAACACGCCTTCCATTCGTGTTCTGGAGCGTGCAGGCTTTCGCCAAGAAGGCCTTGCCCTTCGTTATTTGCAAATTAATGGGGTTTGGGAGGATCACCTTCTTTTCGCCTTGACCGCAGAGGAATATGAGTCCTGA
- a CDS encoding metallophosphoesterase has protein sequence MVIVIIVAALVLLLYLFFILPTQWLKVERYRYPAGLGLKVLQISDLHVENIRISPRRIQKLIAKEMPAYIFLTGDFTQRLSYLPKVRRYVKAICAGGIPVYAVYGNHDHRIKPSGVRELRKLLEREGVIVLTNESIDLGAFQLVGIDDWSSKKSKPGKAFHQVDFSKPIIVLAHDPNTVLHIKHSYDYLMSGHFHGMQFHVPFLFRFINKGKLAASGFYKGQHKWSNGTFYISKGISQTEPNARFLIRSEVTVHQL, from the coding sequence ATGGTCATTGTTATAATAGTTGCGGCGCTTGTGCTGCTATTATATTTGTTTTTCATATTGCCGACACAGTGGCTTAAGGTGGAGCGTTACCGTTATCCGGCGGGGTTAGGGCTTAAGGTGCTGCAAATTAGCGATCTGCATGTTGAAAATATTCGTATCAGCCCAAGGCGAATCCAGAAGCTGATTGCCAAAGAGATGCCGGCATACATATTTCTGACTGGAGACTTTACCCAGAGGCTGAGTTATTTACCGAAGGTTAGACGGTATGTGAAAGCGATTTGTGCAGGAGGCATTCCGGTTTATGCGGTGTATGGCAATCACGACCATCGGATAAAGCCTTCCGGAGTGCGCGAGCTGAGGAAGCTGCTGGAACGGGAAGGCGTTATCGTTCTGACTAACGAGAGCATAGATTTAGGTGCCTTTCAGCTGGTTGGAATAGATGACTGGAGCAGCAAGAAAAGCAAGCCTGGCAAAGCTTTTCACCAAGTTGATTTTTCAAAGCCCATTATCGTGCTCGCACATGACCCCAATACGGTGCTGCACATTAAGCATTCCTATGATTATCTCATGTCAGGTCATTTTCATGGCATGCAGTTTCATGTTCCATTTTTGTTTCGGTTTATTAACAAGGGGAAGCTCGCTGCTTCCGGCTTTTATAAAGGTCAGCATAAATGGAGCAATGGCACCTTCTATATTTCCAAAGGGATTAGCCAGACTGAGCCGAACGCCCGATTCCTCATTCGCAGTGAAGTAACGGTGCATCAATTGTAG
- a CDS encoding YdeI/OmpD-associated family protein, translating to MEETIIFFESPAEWRGWLEHNHEQETMLWVGFRKKSSGKRSISWPESVDEALCFGWIDGIRKSIDEENYKIRFTPRKKGSIWSAVNIQRVTELSESGLMQPAGLAAYERRKEAKSSVYAHEQKAEHIVLAPEEEAAFREQAAAWSYFQEQRATYQKTTLWWVISAKKEETRSKRLRTLIEHSASGRTLQQFTPIVKK from the coding sequence ATGGAAGAAACGATTATATTTTTTGAGTCGCCTGCCGAATGGCGCGGCTGGCTGGAGCATAATCATGAACAGGAGACGATGCTTTGGGTCGGTTTTCGTAAAAAAAGCAGCGGAAAGCGATCCATTAGCTGGCCCGAGTCAGTGGATGAAGCGCTATGCTTTGGCTGGATTGACGGCATTCGCAAAAGCATAGATGAAGAAAATTACAAAATACGCTTTACGCCGCGGAAAAAAGGAAGTATCTGGAGCGCTGTTAATATCCAGCGTGTTACGGAGCTAAGTGAAAGCGGACTAATGCAGCCAGCAGGGCTTGCTGCTTATGAACGGCGTAAGGAAGCGAAATCTTCCGTTTATGCACATGAGCAGAAGGCGGAGCATATTGTGCTGGCACCGGAGGAGGAAGCGGCTTTCAGGGAGCAAGCCGCGGCATGGAGCTATTTTCAGGAGCAGCGTGCAACCTATCAGAAAACGACCCTGTGGTGGGTAATTAGCGCCAAGAAGGAGGAGACGCGCAGCAAGCGGCTTCGCACCTTGATTGAACACTCCGCCAGCGGACGAACCTTACAGCAATTTACGCCAATCGTCAAGAAGTGA
- a CDS encoding histidine phosphatase family protein: MIYVVRHGQTDYNKEQRMQGRSGLPLNAQGIKQAEQLRERLRDVTFHFVFSSPQERAVQTAEIATGATAIIDARLDAFDLGEADKLKTSEVKMKGFTPDPSVYKGVEGTDQFAERIFSFMSELEAKNDGKEVNILIAGHACTTGCMGAYFNGIPADRNITRYSSANGDYKTYEFKSEMAD; encoded by the coding sequence ATGATTTATGTAGTTAGGCATGGGCAAACCGATTATAACAAGGAACAAAGAATGCAAGGAAGGTCGGGGCTGCCATTAAATGCTCAGGGGATAAAACAAGCGGAGCAGCTAAGAGAGAGACTGCGGGACGTCACTTTTCATTTTGTATTTTCCTCTCCGCAAGAAAGAGCTGTGCAAACAGCTGAAATCGCAACCGGCGCTACTGCCATAATTGATGCAAGGCTCGATGCTTTCGATTTAGGGGAAGCGGATAAATTAAAAACGAGCGAGGTGAAAATGAAAGGTTTTACTCCTGATCCAAGCGTCTATAAAGGAGTAGAGGGAACGGATCAATTTGCTGAACGAATTTTTAGCTTTATGAGTGAGCTTGAGGCGAAAAACGACGGCAAAGAGGTTAATATTTTAATAGCCGGACATGCTTGTACAACGGGCTGTATGGGGGCTTACTTCAATGGCATACCGGCAGATAGAAATATTACGAGGTACTCATCGGCTAATGGGGACTACAAGACATATGAGTTCAAATCAGAGATGGCTGATTAA